From Melitaea cinxia chromosome 16, ilMelCinx1.1, whole genome shotgun sequence, a single genomic window includes:
- the LOC123660850 gene encoding ATP-binding cassette sub-family B member 10, mitochondrial: MLQRYICKYLSAKLYNKQNNIIFNLRFQTYSCKQCEFRSDCSQKVPTLRNTERSLLYKKDKFFVKLRYSTQVDAQNKNGSIETLKDKAEITTSKKINVKLKPSELRRLLTLAEPEKWTLAGAIGFLVISSSVTMAVPFSLGMVLDIIYSGTNDLVTAREKLDQLCLMLCGVFLIGGLCNFGRVYLMSISGQRMTQALRKQVFSSIMRQETAWFGRTATGELVNRLSADTQLVGRNLSSNVSDGLRSLFMVGAGTGMMFYMSPSLALIGLCVVPPVSMLAVVYGRFVRGITRQLQDALAETTELAEEKISNIKTVKAFSKEKKECESYAQRIEALLKLAYKESLAVGSFYGLTGLSGNTIIILVLYYGGGMVATEQMTVGNLTSFLLYAAYVGISIGGLSSFYTELNKGMGAASRLWEIMDREPKIPTSGGLRPKHRPKGELILENIKYSYEGAPLIKGLSLHLLPGKSVALVGRSGCGKSTIASLILRLYDPDSGKILLDGVDIRQLDPVWLRSHIGFVSQEPVLFSGSIKENILYGANDEDQIMENGKDTAWLAAARAAQLQEVAAGSQGWQREVGARGSQLSGGQKQRVAIARAIVKNPKILILDEATSALDTYSEYLVDKALKEISRDRTLLTIAHRLSTIQSADEVAVIGDGVIVEKGTYSELMAKPNGYFKELINHQMFTNSKPKTATNSQNS; encoded by the exons atgttacagagatatatttgtaaatatttaagtgcaaaattatataataaacaaaataatataatatttaacttaagATTTCAAACCTATTCCTGTAAACAATGTGAATTCAGGTCAGATTGTAGTCAAAAAGTCCCTACATTACGAAATACTGAAAGaagtttattgtataaaaaagataaattctTTGTAAAATTGAGGTATTCTACCCAAGTGGATGCCCAAAACAAGAATGGGAGTATCGAAACCCTTAAAGATAAAGCGGAAATTACGACCTCAAAGAAAATAAACGTAAAGTTAAAGCCATCAGAACTAAGAAGACTTCTAACTTTGGCAGAGCCTGAAAAATGGACTCTTGCTG GTGCTATTGGTTTTTTAGTAATATCATCTAGTGTGACAATGGCGGTTCCATTTTCATTGGGCATGGTGTTAGATATTATATACAGCGGTACAAATGATTTAGTGACAGCTAGAGAAAAACTGGACCAATTGTGCTTAATGTTATGTGGGGTTTTTCTTATCGGCGGTCTTTGCAACTTCGGCAGAGTGTACTTGATGTCAATATCTG GGCAGAGAATGACACAGGCGCTTCGTAAGCAAGTATTCTCGTCAATTATGCGTCAAGAGACAGCGTGGTTTGGTCGGACGGCGACGGGTGAACTAGTGAATAGATTATCAGCAGATACACAATTAGTTGGACGGAATCTTAGCTCCAATGTTAGTGATGGACTAAGATCTCTGTTCATGGTCGGAGCGGGAACAGGGATGAtg ttttatatgtcGCCGTCATTAGCGTTGATAGGGCTGTGCGTAGTACCGCCAGTATCAATGCTGGCAGTCGTATACGGTCGATTTGTTCGGGGCATCACTAGGCAATTACAAGACGCACTAGCTGAAACTACCgag CTTGCCGAAGAGAAGATTTCGAACATAAAAACTGTGAAAGCATTTAGCAAGGAAAAAAAGGAATGTGAGTCATACGCGCAGAGAATTGAGGCCTTACTCAAATTAGCCTATAAAGAGTCATTAGCTGTTGGCAGCTTTTACGGTTTG ACGGGTTTATCTggtaatacaataataatattggtGCTTTACTATGGTGGGGGAATGGTGGCCACAGAACAGATGACTGTTGGAAATCTAACATCTTTTCTATTATATGCAGCTTATGTTGGTATAAGTATCGGTGGATTGAGTAGTTTCTATACCGAATTAAATAAGGGCATGGGAGCTGCTTCAAGGCTTTGGGAAATAATGGATCGTGAACCAAAAATACCAACTTCAG GGGGTCTTAGACCAAAACACAGACCTAAAGGTGAATTAATATTAGAGAATATAAAGTATTCCTACGAAGgagcacctttaataaaaggtttaagcttacatttgctgcCTGGTAAAAGTGTAGCTTTAGTCGGAAGGTCTGGATGTGGTAAAAGTACAATAGCATCCCTTATATTGAGGTTATATGACCCTGATAGTGGGAAAATCTTGTTAGATGGAGTGGATATAAGGCAATTGGATCCAGTGTGGCTAAGAAGTCACATAGGGTTTGTTAGTCAg GAACCGGTTCTTTTTAGTGGATCTATAAAAGAAAACATCTTATATGGTGCTAATGATGAGGACCAAATTATGGAAAATGGGAAG GACACGGCGTGGCTAGCGGCGGCCCGAGCGGCCCAGCTACAGGAAGTAGCGGCGGGCTCGCAGGGCTGGCAGCGAGAGGTCGGCGCGCGCGGCTCGCAGCTCAGCGGCGGCCAGAAACAGCGCGTCGCCATCGCTCGCGCCATTGTCAAG aATCCAAAAATCCTCATACTCGACGAAGCTACCTCAGCACTAGATACCTATTCAGAATACTTAGTCGACAAAGCGCTCAAAGAAATAAGTAGAGATAGGACACTTCTAACAATAGCCCATAGACTGAGCACCATACAATCAGCAGATGAAGTAGCAGTTATAGGGGACGGGGTTATTGTAGAAAAAGGAACGTATTCCGAACTGATGGCGAAACCAAACGGTTATTTCAAAGAACTAATAAATCATCAAATGTTCACAAATTCTAAGCCTAAAACTGCAACAAATTCACAAAACAGTTAA